A stretch of Arachis hypogaea cultivar Tifrunner chromosome 15, arahy.Tifrunner.gnm2.J5K5, whole genome shotgun sequence DNA encodes these proteins:
- the LOC112751786 gene encoding uncharacterized protein isoform X1, with amino-acid sequence MFRSWSKKNKIKAVFKLQFQATQVPKMKKPALMIALVPDGAGKPTVKLEKVAIQGGSCLWDKPIFETVKFVRDTKSGKLHEKIYHFIVSTGSSKSGFLGEASVDFADFAAETEPLTISLPLKFANSGAILHVTIQNIEGYTDQSFRNGVDGGGGSLKHQQSNCSTDDSSYNAEDSSRLLLLPPPIRTTSMPSNGRVEVPASETHRHRRSNTEVSTGSASDGNLGDWTNSLEDNLPRERLLIGPPDSTTENLKTEIASLKRQVEVSEQEHQSLQKQLEKESIRGQNMARQIILLREERNMLKTKYEQLNSQQNLDNENKASKSLPSEIEDTRLQLEALKEELIHEKSFSASLRSQLQKTQDSNSELLSAVRELEAVLELKNKEILDQIDKHSDWTEIDLLRQKIADQNREIDTYSQQLDELNEHIEVLTSDYELLKRENLDICLRLKKVEAQHKMLQNKHSASLTAIEQLESQVEILEEKIKNREEEFSESLVYINELENQVNNLERELQTQADKFEEDLHSLKCAKIEQEEQAMKAEEALRMMTRNNALISERFQDEFRRLSVEMASKVEENEKMIVKANAEADELQKQNKLMEETLQKCNQELRLITNQNDLKLQELLNQINSKEKTVEMLTQELEGKSKQLENVQSQKDEKDHALSKQIQVLRIEIKKLMVEKHAFSKAKPTEQMTEVVLQGNQDVDKILGTLMTEVEILKNHHNELTNILQKEHAEKENMCKTISQLEGELKKKEAELSIMEKKQRNNKRQPAAANMNMTPRDSERCGASPSNEEQLKTSNSEWHKGMDAGNTADGLEEKGIGNLAEKKVCQALHRSDAKTCLANEVILFNHDHSGRCHTNELLNEVALLKERNKYMENELKELEERYSDISLKFAEVEGERQQLVMALRSIKNGKNLNS; translated from the exons ATGTTCAGGTCATGGAgcaagaagaacaaaataaaagctGTATTCAAACTGCAATTTCAGGCAACTCAG GTGCCAAAGATGAAAAAGCCGGCACTGATGATAGCTTTGGTTCCAGATGGTGCTGGGAAGCCAACAGTTAAACTAGAGAAAGTTGCTATCCAGGGTGGATCCTGTTTATGGGATAAACCAATTTTTGAAACAGTTAAATTCGTTAGAGACACAAAATCAGGAAAACTACATGAAAAAATCTATCATTTCATCGTTTCAACT GGATCTTCAAAGTCTGGATTTCTTGGAGAAGCCTCAGTTGACTTCGCTGATTTTGCTGCAGAAACTGAGCCACTGACTATATCTCTACCCTTGAAGTTTGCCAATTCAGGAGCGATTCTACAT GTGACGATTCAGAATATTGAAGGATATACAGATCAAAG TTTCAGAAATGGAGTAGACGGTGGAGGTGGAAGCTTGAAACACCAGCAGAGCAATTGCAGTACAGATGACAGTTCCTATAATGCTGAA GATTCTTCTAGGCTATTACTATTACCACCGCCCATCAGAACGACTTCAATGCCATCAAATGGAAGAGTTGAAGTCCCTGCCTCAGAAACCCATAGGCATAGGAGGTCAAACACAGAGGTGTCAACTGGTTCAGCGTCAGATGGGAATTTGGGTGACTGGACTAACAGCTTGGAAGATAATCTTCCCAGAGAAAGATTGCTAATAGGGCCTCCTGATAGTACCACTGAAAACCTCAAGACAGAAATTGCTTCTCTAAAGAGACAAGTAGAAGTATCAGAACAAGAGCATCAATCACTTCAGAAGCAGTTAGAGAAAGAAAGCATTCGGGGACAAAATATGGCAAGACAGATAATCCTCCTAAGAGAGGAGAGAAATAtgctcaaaacaaaatatgagCAGCTCAATTCCCAGCAGAACCTTGATAATGAGAACAAAGCCTCAAAATCCTTGCCGTCTGAGATTGAAGATACTAGGCTTCAGTTAGAAGCATTAAAGGAAGAGCTTATACATGAAAAATCTTTTAGTGCCAGTCTTCGCTCACAGCTCCAGAAGACACAAGATTCAAACTCTGAACTGCTTTCGGCAGTGAGGGAGCTTGAAGCAGTGCTGGAACTAAAGAATAAGGAAATCTTGGACCAGATTGACAAGCACAGTGATTGGACAGAAATAGACCTCTTGAGGCAGAAAATTGCAGATCAGAATCGTGAAATCGACACTTATAGTCAGCAACTTGATGAGTTAAACGAGCATATAGAAGTGCTCACTTCGGACTACGAGCTATTGAAGAGGGAAAACCTGGATATCTGTTTGAGATTAAAGAAAGTAGAAGCACAACATAAGATGTTACAAAATAAACATTCAGCTTCGTTGACTGCCATAGAACAACTTGAATCACAGGTAGAGATATTAGAAGAAAAGATAAAGAATCGGGAAGAGGAATTTTCAGAGTCTTTGGTCTACATCAATGAGCTTGAAAATCAAGTCAATAATTTGGAGAGAGAACTGCAAACACAGGCAGACAAGTTTGAAGAAGATCTCCATTCTTTGAAATGTGCGAAGATTGAGCAAGAAGAACAGGCCATGAAAGCTGAGGAGGCCTTGAGAATGATGACACGCAATAATGCTCTCATATCTGAGCGTTTTCAGGATGAATTTCGAAGGCTTTCAGTTGAAATGGCATCGAAagtagaagaaaatgaaaagatgatCGTTAAAGCCAATGCAGAAGCTGATGAATTGCAGAAGCAGAACAAACTTATGGAAGAAACACTCCAGAAATGCAATCAAGAGCTCAGGCTAATTACAAACCAGAACGATTTGAAACTGCAAGAGCTCTTGAACCAAATAAACTCAAAAGAAAAAACAGTAGAGATGTTGACACAAGAACTTGAGGGTAAATCTAAACAACTTGAAAATGTGCAAAGCCAAAAGGATGAAAAGGATCACGCATTATCAAAGCAAATTCAGGTTCTTAGGATTGAAATTAAGAAGCTGATGGTAGAAAAGCACGCATTTTCTAAAGCAAAGCCAACAGAGCAAATGACCGAGGTGGTATTGCAAGGGAACCAAGATGTGGATAAGATACTTGGTACCCTGATGACAGAAGTGGAAATCTTGAAGAACCATCACAATGAATTGACAAATATCCTGCAGAAAGAACATGCTGAGAAAGAAAATATGTGCAAAACAATATCTCAACTAGAAGGAGAGCTTAAGAAGAAAGAAGCAGAATTAAGCATTATGGAAAAGAAGCAGAGGAATAACAAAAGACAACCAGCAGCAGCAAACATGAATATGACTCCAAGAGACAGCGAGCGTTGTGGTGCATCTCCTTCCAATGAGGAACAGCTGAAGACATCAAATTCAGAATGGCACAAG GGCATGGATGCTGGAAATACTGCTGATGGGTTGGAAGAAAAAGGAATAGGCAATTTGGCTGAGAAAAAAGTTTGCCAAGCACTGCACAGAAG TGATGCGAAAACTTGCTtggcaaatgaggtgattctCTTCAATCATGATCATAGTGGTCGGTGCCACACAAATGAATTATTGAATGAAGTGGCACTCCTAAAGGAAAGGAATAAATATATGGAAAATGAGCTGAAAGAATTAGAAGAAAGGTATTCGGATATTAGTCTAAAATTTGCAGAGGTAGAGGGAGAAAGACAACAACTTGTTATGGCTCTACGTAGTATCAAGAATGGTAAGAACTTGAATTCTTAA
- the LOC112751787 gene encoding low-temperature-induced 65 kDa protein isoform X1 translates to MDSRQVQSHDYDEHHNHPHGHDVGIGIHQVLHGSDEHQHDHEKKSVVKKVKAKAKKIKDKVTKHGHHDNEHDHDQYHYEGQHIPDDHDLDEEDDEDEEMIEDPEVHGAPIYDSTAFRSAVPGKTQYLASPNVNLGGTSVMGVEPHHHQPRVVVVSSTAEPDQSRVTDPSKTFAGVGEDEAMHHKVNLERPMGLEEDPHAPRSSPLSHAHANYQTKVTDPTGAGGGEIDITPVERSLERMNIQNEPRADQESKVLPTISETQYPSHLGGLGHYNHRFSPELSTATKTPFPTADKSHYQHLPHLSGEIKTQYPSAGSHDQFVPEFSHTHCPPIKSHDQNLTQESTVQYPSTESHNQFSAETIPRSSNIYEQNPLQEPASDTTKARFEEQTQPPYKAMEKPSSQSSYTDKISSATSAIADKAITAKNAVASKLGYGEKDDKTKCHEENISSDKPSNQSSYTEKISSATSAIADKAVSAKNTVASKLGYGDKGDSHEETQGENAAATSTTEYGKRIAQSLTDKLAPVYGKVAGVGSAVKSKVPGTSTGSENDRGVSVKDYFAEKLRPGDEDRALSEVISETLHHKRNKEEENVVHKRGEEEEEEHERRKKIPMGKVTESEEVKRRLGVGNEETERYEESYVNSPGKSVVDKVKDVVFGSWFTKPDENQPSEGGEQVPKNSGAVDVDQAVNQAADARRLHESCN, encoded by the exons ATGGATTCTAGACAAGTCCAAAGTCATGACTACGATGAACATCACAATCATCCACATGGCCATGATGTTGGCATTGGCATACATCAAG TTCTTCATGGTTCAGATGAGCACCAACATGACCATGAGAAGAAGTCTGTTGTTAAGAAAGTGAAGGCAAAGGCCAAGAAAATCAAGGACAAAGTCACCAAGCATGGTCATCATGACAATGAACATGATCATGATCAGTATCACTATGAAGGTCAACATATCCCTGATGATCATGATTTGGATgaggaagatgatgaagatgaagaaatgATTGAAGACCCTGAAGTCCATGGTGCACCAA TTTATGATAGTACTGCTTTTAGAAGTGCTGTACCAGGGAAAACACAATACTTGGCAAGTCCTAATGTTAATTTAGGAGGTACATCAGTTATGGGAGTAGAACCCCATCATCACCAGCCAAGAGTTGTGGTTGTTTCTTCAACTGCTGAACCTGATCAAAGCAGAGTCACTGATCCAAGTAAAACATTTGCTGGGGTTGGAGAAGACGAGGCAATGCATCATAAGGTTAATTTGGAGAGACCAATGGGATTGGAGGAAGATCCTCATGCGCCACGTAGTAGTCCTCTATCACATGCTCATGCCAATTACCAAACCAAAGTCACTGATCCTACTGGAGCAG GTGGTGGAGAAATTGATATCACCCCAGTTGAGAGATCATTGGAAAGAATGAATATCCAAAATGAGCCAAGAGCTGACCAAGAATCCAAGGTTCTTCCAACTATTTCAGAGACTCAATATCCTTCTCATCTTGGTGGGCTTGGCCACTACAACCACCGATTTTCACCTGAGCTTTCAACAGCAACCAAAACTCCATTCCCAACAGCTGATAAAAGCCATTATCAGCACTTGCCACACTTGTCAGGCGAAATCAAAACTCAATACCCGTCTGCTGGAAGCCATGATCAATTCGTGCCGGAATTTTCTCACACACACTGCCCTCCAATTAAAAGCCATGACCAAAACTTGACACAAGAGTCAACAGTTCAGTATCCTTCTACTGAAAGCCATAATCAGTTTTCAGCAGAAACAATTCCTAGAAGTTCTAATATATATGAACAAAATCCTCTGCAAGAACCAGCTTCCGACACCACCAAGGCAAGATTTGAAGAACAAACGCAACCACCTTATAAAGCAATGGAGAAACCATCAAGTCAAAGCAGTTACACTGACAAAATCTCTTCAGCTACTTCAGCTATAGCTGATAAAGCCATCACTGCTAAAAATGCTGTGGCCTCCAAGCTTGGATATGGTGAAAAAGATGATAAAACAAAGTGCCATGAAGAAAACATAAGCAGTGATAAACCATCGAACCAGAGCAGTTACACTGAGAAAATATCGTCCGCAACTTCAGCAATAGCCGATAAAGCTGTGTCAGCTAAGAACACAGTAGCTTCGAAACTAGGTTATGGCGACAAAGGTGACAGCCACGAAGAGACACAAGGAGAGAATGCTGCTGCTACTTCCACAACAGAATATGGGAAGAGAATAGCACAGTCCTTGACAGATAAACTTGCACCGGTTTATGGAAAGGTTGCTGGTGTAGGAAGTGCAGTGAAATCAAAGGTTCCTGGAACCTCAACTGGCAGTGAAAACGATAGAGGAGTGTCAGTGAAGGACTATTTTGCAGAGAAGTTGAGGCCTGGGGATGAAGACAGAGCTCTATCTGAGGTTATATCAGAGACTCTGCATCATAAGAGGAACAAAGAAGAGGAAAATGTAGTtcacaagagaggagaagaggaggaggaggagcatgagagaaggaagaagataCCAATGGGGAAGGTGACAGAGTctgaagaagtgaagagaaggtTGGGGGTTGGAAATGAAGAGACAGAGAGGTATGAAGAGAGCTATGTAAATAGTCCTGGGAAGAGTGTGGTTGATAAGGTTAAGGATGTGGTTTTTGGTTCTTGGTTTACCAAACCGGATGAAAATCAACCGTCAGAAG GTGGGGAACAGGTCCCCAAGAACTCTGGTGCTGTGGACGTGGATCAGGCGGTGAACCAAGCCGCGGATGCAAGACGACTCCATGAGTCATGTAATTGA
- the LOC112749416 gene encoding protein SHORTAGE IN CHIASMATA 1-like, with protein sequence MEFSDALYAAASSLGIDLQIFFSYSPELTTEVIISCIKSVTKSKMGLYPKMTESVTLAESFLTQFPGVNPLTAHCILSSGVTLNEFLSWSHEQRMHVLEKYNVPEESISLFSVFCKYGEREDSKSIMTDCSSSVSSEPDSDKCSLYRQVDNQRKRKTHASSHQMDELRLEELLQFNTLNPVVEAVPDSSAMPKFCDLGMPKDAGRSSELAEASLPMGEFFEPKQRSSMTTMRNPASFPQSSCDLWNFKDEELQVEQPHSTLKNREFAQNDMLDTATISTKLNWHKPSDSKKMHEDIRGEVVNFTDFPLLDKDFSVSDFMKFPSLTIETEKDHIRKNKIARRLSFDDNFHPEGNPSMACRSSKNTPQEVDNYAEPDFGKDVLPLGFKHGQNILEEGLAQTSMGNLQRLPFQEEMSHLGRTPLSRARWSTNPVNSPWTTEFMNRFKEKSKLRQKSFSSGKSAPCFGYSGNTSTVSKRSPSIIELFKYQSGETLGNIQQKRQKQSGQSSEPVKRGKYSASLPSHTPNDKISTKTLTFGRKGSGSQTKLVWSDRDQSRYRAQ encoded by the exons ATGGAATTCTCAGATGCACTTTATGCTGCAGCATCAAGCTTGGGAATTGATTTACAGATCTTCTTCTCTTACTCACCAGAATTGACAACCGAAGTTATAATAAGCTGCATTAAGAGTGTCACCAAATCGAAAATGGGTCTGTATCCTAAAATGACTGAGTCAGTAACTCTTGCAGAATCATTTCTTACACAATTTCCTGGAGTAAATCCTTTAACGGCACACTGTATACTATCTTCAGGGGTCACGCTCAATGAGTTTCTTAGTTGGTCACATGAACAAAGGATGCATGTTTTAGAAAAGTACAACGTTCCAGAAGAAAGTATTTCTCTGTTCAGTGTTTTCTGTAAATATGGAGAGCGGGAGGATTCAAAATCCATAATGACAGACTGCTCCTCTTCGGTGTCATCAGAACCAGACTCAGATAAGTGTTCTCTATATCGTCAAGTTGACaatcaaagaaaaaggaaaactcATGCAAGTAGTCACCAGATGGATGAACTACGTCTTGAGGAGTTGTTGCAATTCAACACATTAAATCCAGTAGTTGAGGCTGTTCCGGATTCCTCTGCTATGCCAAAATTCTGTGATCTTGGTATGCCAAAAGATGCTGGGAGATCCAGTGAGTTGGCAGAGGCTAGTTTACCTATGGGAGAATTTTTCGAGCCAAAGCAAAGATCCAGCATGACTACAATGAGAAACCCTGCCAGCTTTCCCCAGTCTTCGTGTGATCTATGGAACTTCAAAGATGAAGAACTGCAGGTGGAACAGCCCCATTCAACTTTAAAAAATAGAGAGTTTGCTCAAAATGATATGCTGGACACTGCAACGATCAGCACAAAACTGAATTGGCATAAACCAAGTGATTCTAAGAAGATGCATGAAGACATTAGAGGTGAGGTGGTTAACTTCACTGATTTTCCCTTATTAGATAAAGACTTCTCTGTTTCGGATTTCATGAAGTTCCCAAGTTTGACGATTGAAACCGAGAAAGATCACATAAGAAAGAACAAAATTGCAAGGAGATTGTCATTCGATGATAACTTTCACCCTGAAGGCAACCCATCAATGGCATGTAGATCTTCAAAAAATACACCACAGGAAGTTGATAACTATGCTGAACCAGATTTTGGGAAAGATGTACTACCTCTTGGTTTCAAGCATGGTCAAAACATTCTCGAAGAGGGTTTAGCTCAGACATCTATGGGAAACCTACAAAGATTACCCTTCCAGGAGGAAATGTCACATTTGGGGAGAACTCCACTTTCACGCGCACGCTGGTCAACTAATCCAGTGAATTCACCTTGGACAACAGAATTTATGAACAGGTTTAAAGAGAAGAGCAAATTGCGTCAAAAATCGTTTTCAAGTGGGAAATCTGCTCCTTGTTTTGGGTACTCAGGGAACACGTCCACCGTTTCTAAGAGAAGTCCTTCAATAATTGAGTTGTTCAAGTACCAATCCGGTGAGACTCTCGGAAACATTCAACAGAAAAGGCAGAAGCAATCTGGGCAATCTTCAGAACCAGTCAAGAGAGGAAAATATTCTGCTTCGCTACCCTCACATACTCCAAATGATAAGATATCAACCAAG ACACTTACTTTTGGGAGGAAAGGAAGTGGAAGCCAAACTAAGCTGGTCTGGAGTGATAGAGATCAGTCACGGTATCGGGCACAATAA
- the LOC112751786 gene encoding uncharacterized protein isoform X2 has protein sequence MTVPIMLKLLLLPPPIRTTSMPSNGRVEVPASETHRHRRSNTEVSTGSASDGNLGDWTNSLEDNLPRERLLIGPPDSTTENLKTEIASLKRQVEVSEQEHQSLQKQLEKESIRGQNMARQIILLREERNMLKTKYEQLNSQQNLDNENKASKSLPSEIEDTRLQLEALKEELIHEKSFSASLRSQLQKTQDSNSELLSAVRELEAVLELKNKEILDQIDKHSDWTEIDLLRQKIADQNREIDTYSQQLDELNEHIEVLTSDYELLKRENLDICLRLKKVEAQHKMLQNKHSASLTAIEQLESQVEILEEKIKNREEEFSESLVYINELENQVNNLERELQTQADKFEEDLHSLKCAKIEQEEQAMKAEEALRMMTRNNALISERFQDEFRRLSVEMASKVEENEKMIVKANAEADELQKQNKLMEETLQKCNQELRLITNQNDLKLQELLNQINSKEKTVEMLTQELEGKSKQLENVQSQKDEKDHALSKQIQVLRIEIKKLMVEKHAFSKAKPTEQMTEVVLQGNQDVDKILGTLMTEVEILKNHHNELTNILQKEHAEKENMCKTISQLEGELKKKEAELSIMEKKQRNNKRQPAAANMNMTPRDSERCGASPSNEEQLKTSNSEWHKGMDAGNTADGLEEKGIGNLAEKKVCQALHRSDAKTCLANEVILFNHDHSGRCHTNELLNEVALLKERNKYMENELKELEERYSDISLKFAEVEGERQQLVMALRSIKNGKNLNS, from the exons ATGACAGTTCCTATAATGCTGAA GCTATTACTATTACCACCGCCCATCAGAACGACTTCAATGCCATCAAATGGAAGAGTTGAAGTCCCTGCCTCAGAAACCCATAGGCATAGGAGGTCAAACACAGAGGTGTCAACTGGTTCAGCGTCAGATGGGAATTTGGGTGACTGGACTAACAGCTTGGAAGATAATCTTCCCAGAGAAAGATTGCTAATAGGGCCTCCTGATAGTACCACTGAAAACCTCAAGACAGAAATTGCTTCTCTAAAGAGACAAGTAGAAGTATCAGAACAAGAGCATCAATCACTTCAGAAGCAGTTAGAGAAAGAAAGCATTCGGGGACAAAATATGGCAAGACAGATAATCCTCCTAAGAGAGGAGAGAAATAtgctcaaaacaaaatatgagCAGCTCAATTCCCAGCAGAACCTTGATAATGAGAACAAAGCCTCAAAATCCTTGCCGTCTGAGATTGAAGATACTAGGCTTCAGTTAGAAGCATTAAAGGAAGAGCTTATACATGAAAAATCTTTTAGTGCCAGTCTTCGCTCACAGCTCCAGAAGACACAAGATTCAAACTCTGAACTGCTTTCGGCAGTGAGGGAGCTTGAAGCAGTGCTGGAACTAAAGAATAAGGAAATCTTGGACCAGATTGACAAGCACAGTGATTGGACAGAAATAGACCTCTTGAGGCAGAAAATTGCAGATCAGAATCGTGAAATCGACACTTATAGTCAGCAACTTGATGAGTTAAACGAGCATATAGAAGTGCTCACTTCGGACTACGAGCTATTGAAGAGGGAAAACCTGGATATCTGTTTGAGATTAAAGAAAGTAGAAGCACAACATAAGATGTTACAAAATAAACATTCAGCTTCGTTGACTGCCATAGAACAACTTGAATCACAGGTAGAGATATTAGAAGAAAAGATAAAGAATCGGGAAGAGGAATTTTCAGAGTCTTTGGTCTACATCAATGAGCTTGAAAATCAAGTCAATAATTTGGAGAGAGAACTGCAAACACAGGCAGACAAGTTTGAAGAAGATCTCCATTCTTTGAAATGTGCGAAGATTGAGCAAGAAGAACAGGCCATGAAAGCTGAGGAGGCCTTGAGAATGATGACACGCAATAATGCTCTCATATCTGAGCGTTTTCAGGATGAATTTCGAAGGCTTTCAGTTGAAATGGCATCGAAagtagaagaaaatgaaaagatgatCGTTAAAGCCAATGCAGAAGCTGATGAATTGCAGAAGCAGAACAAACTTATGGAAGAAACACTCCAGAAATGCAATCAAGAGCTCAGGCTAATTACAAACCAGAACGATTTGAAACTGCAAGAGCTCTTGAACCAAATAAACTCAAAAGAAAAAACAGTAGAGATGTTGACACAAGAACTTGAGGGTAAATCTAAACAACTTGAAAATGTGCAAAGCCAAAAGGATGAAAAGGATCACGCATTATCAAAGCAAATTCAGGTTCTTAGGATTGAAATTAAGAAGCTGATGGTAGAAAAGCACGCATTTTCTAAAGCAAAGCCAACAGAGCAAATGACCGAGGTGGTATTGCAAGGGAACCAAGATGTGGATAAGATACTTGGTACCCTGATGACAGAAGTGGAAATCTTGAAGAACCATCACAATGAATTGACAAATATCCTGCAGAAAGAACATGCTGAGAAAGAAAATATGTGCAAAACAATATCTCAACTAGAAGGAGAGCTTAAGAAGAAAGAAGCAGAATTAAGCATTATGGAAAAGAAGCAGAGGAATAACAAAAGACAACCAGCAGCAGCAAACATGAATATGACTCCAAGAGACAGCGAGCGTTGTGGTGCATCTCCTTCCAATGAGGAACAGCTGAAGACATCAAATTCAGAATGGCACAAG GGCATGGATGCTGGAAATACTGCTGATGGGTTGGAAGAAAAAGGAATAGGCAATTTGGCTGAGAAAAAAGTTTGCCAAGCACTGCACAGAAG TGATGCGAAAACTTGCTtggcaaatgaggtgattctCTTCAATCATGATCATAGTGGTCGGTGCCACACAAATGAATTATTGAATGAAGTGGCACTCCTAAAGGAAAGGAATAAATATATGGAAAATGAGCTGAAAGAATTAGAAGAAAGGTATTCGGATATTAGTCTAAAATTTGCAGAGGTAGAGGGAGAAAGACAACAACTTGTTATGGCTCTACGTAGTATCAAGAATGGTAAGAACTTGAATTCTTAA
- the LOC112751787 gene encoding low-temperature-induced 65 kDa protein isoform X2, producing MDSRQVQSHDYDEHHNHPHGHDVGIGIHQDEHQHDHEKKSVVKKVKAKAKKIKDKVTKHGHHDNEHDHDQYHYEGQHIPDDHDLDEEDDEDEEMIEDPEVHGAPIYDSTAFRSAVPGKTQYLASPNVNLGGTSVMGVEPHHHQPRVVVVSSTAEPDQSRVTDPSKTFAGVGEDEAMHHKVNLERPMGLEEDPHAPRSSPLSHAHANYQTKVTDPTGAGGGEIDITPVERSLERMNIQNEPRADQESKVLPTISETQYPSHLGGLGHYNHRFSPELSTATKTPFPTADKSHYQHLPHLSGEIKTQYPSAGSHDQFVPEFSHTHCPPIKSHDQNLTQESTVQYPSTESHNQFSAETIPRSSNIYEQNPLQEPASDTTKARFEEQTQPPYKAMEKPSSQSSYTDKISSATSAIADKAITAKNAVASKLGYGEKDDKTKCHEENISSDKPSNQSSYTEKISSATSAIADKAVSAKNTVASKLGYGDKGDSHEETQGENAAATSTTEYGKRIAQSLTDKLAPVYGKVAGVGSAVKSKVPGTSTGSENDRGVSVKDYFAEKLRPGDEDRALSEVISETLHHKRNKEEENVVHKRGEEEEEEHERRKKIPMGKVTESEEVKRRLGVGNEETERYEESYVNSPGKSVVDKVKDVVFGSWFTKPDENQPSEGGEQVPKNSGAVDVDQAVNQAADARRLHESCN from the exons ATGGATTCTAGACAAGTCCAAAGTCATGACTACGATGAACATCACAATCATCCACATGGCCATGATGTTGGCATTGGCATACATCAAG ATGAGCACCAACATGACCATGAGAAGAAGTCTGTTGTTAAGAAAGTGAAGGCAAAGGCCAAGAAAATCAAGGACAAAGTCACCAAGCATGGTCATCATGACAATGAACATGATCATGATCAGTATCACTATGAAGGTCAACATATCCCTGATGATCATGATTTGGATgaggaagatgatgaagatgaagaaatgATTGAAGACCCTGAAGTCCATGGTGCACCAA TTTATGATAGTACTGCTTTTAGAAGTGCTGTACCAGGGAAAACACAATACTTGGCAAGTCCTAATGTTAATTTAGGAGGTACATCAGTTATGGGAGTAGAACCCCATCATCACCAGCCAAGAGTTGTGGTTGTTTCTTCAACTGCTGAACCTGATCAAAGCAGAGTCACTGATCCAAGTAAAACATTTGCTGGGGTTGGAGAAGACGAGGCAATGCATCATAAGGTTAATTTGGAGAGACCAATGGGATTGGAGGAAGATCCTCATGCGCCACGTAGTAGTCCTCTATCACATGCTCATGCCAATTACCAAACCAAAGTCACTGATCCTACTGGAGCAG GTGGTGGAGAAATTGATATCACCCCAGTTGAGAGATCATTGGAAAGAATGAATATCCAAAATGAGCCAAGAGCTGACCAAGAATCCAAGGTTCTTCCAACTATTTCAGAGACTCAATATCCTTCTCATCTTGGTGGGCTTGGCCACTACAACCACCGATTTTCACCTGAGCTTTCAACAGCAACCAAAACTCCATTCCCAACAGCTGATAAAAGCCATTATCAGCACTTGCCACACTTGTCAGGCGAAATCAAAACTCAATACCCGTCTGCTGGAAGCCATGATCAATTCGTGCCGGAATTTTCTCACACACACTGCCCTCCAATTAAAAGCCATGACCAAAACTTGACACAAGAGTCAACAGTTCAGTATCCTTCTACTGAAAGCCATAATCAGTTTTCAGCAGAAACAATTCCTAGAAGTTCTAATATATATGAACAAAATCCTCTGCAAGAACCAGCTTCCGACACCACCAAGGCAAGATTTGAAGAACAAACGCAACCACCTTATAAAGCAATGGAGAAACCATCAAGTCAAAGCAGTTACACTGACAAAATCTCTTCAGCTACTTCAGCTATAGCTGATAAAGCCATCACTGCTAAAAATGCTGTGGCCTCCAAGCTTGGATATGGTGAAAAAGATGATAAAACAAAGTGCCATGAAGAAAACATAAGCAGTGATAAACCATCGAACCAGAGCAGTTACACTGAGAAAATATCGTCCGCAACTTCAGCAATAGCCGATAAAGCTGTGTCAGCTAAGAACACAGTAGCTTCGAAACTAGGTTATGGCGACAAAGGTGACAGCCACGAAGAGACACAAGGAGAGAATGCTGCTGCTACTTCCACAACAGAATATGGGAAGAGAATAGCACAGTCCTTGACAGATAAACTTGCACCGGTTTATGGAAAGGTTGCTGGTGTAGGAAGTGCAGTGAAATCAAAGGTTCCTGGAACCTCAACTGGCAGTGAAAACGATAGAGGAGTGTCAGTGAAGGACTATTTTGCAGAGAAGTTGAGGCCTGGGGATGAAGACAGAGCTCTATCTGAGGTTATATCAGAGACTCTGCATCATAAGAGGAACAAAGAAGAGGAAAATGTAGTtcacaagagaggagaagaggaggaggaggagcatgagagaaggaagaagataCCAATGGGGAAGGTGACAGAGTctgaagaagtgaagagaaggtTGGGGGTTGGAAATGAAGAGACAGAGAGGTATGAAGAGAGCTATGTAAATAGTCCTGGGAAGAGTGTGGTTGATAAGGTTAAGGATGTGGTTTTTGGTTCTTGGTTTACCAAACCGGATGAAAATCAACCGTCAGAAG GTGGGGAACAGGTCCCCAAGAACTCTGGTGCTGTGGACGTGGATCAGGCGGTGAACCAAGCCGCGGATGCAAGACGACTCCATGAGTCATGTAATTGA